In Fluviicola sp., the sequence GTCCGCAAACTAATTGTCTTAATAATTCTAAGTAGTTGATTCGCTTCATCGTGAATGGTTAAAAGATGCTCTTTTTCTTCATTCAATAATGCCATTAACAACTCTAACCAATATATACTTTCGTCACATTCTTTTTGACAGATACTTAGTTTATGAATGAAATCTGCTTTACTTTCTGCATTTCTAGCTTCTCTCATATTTGCTCCTACAGATGTAGATGATCTCACCAATTGGTCTGTCAAAATAAACTCTTTATGTCTTTCTTTTATTCGTCTGCAATTCTTTACGGTGCTTAAGGCGAAATCGAAACTTCTTTCTCTGATGTCTTGTTTGTTAGTGATCATTTTTCCCGTTTCTTATTTAATCTACGCAAAAACATCTTCTAAAAAACAAATTATTCTTCAAAAAAATTGAAGCCTGCACCTTGATAATTAATCAATTAATAATTGATAATTATCTTTCTATTTTCAAATAAGCTCCCAATCCCTGCAAGCCGCCTTCTCTTCCGAATCCGCTTTCTTTGTAACCTCCGAAAGGGGAAGTCGGATCGAATTTGTTATAAGTGTTTGCCCAGATCACTCCGGCGCGCAGTTTTGTTGTCAGGTTAAAGATCCGCGATCCTTTATCGGTCCAAACTCCGGCTGCCAGTCCGTATGGTGAATTATTCGCTTTTTGGATCACCTCATCAATGGTGCGGAAAGTCTGGATAGTTAGAACCGGACCGAAAATCTCTTCCTGTGCAATTCTGCTCGACTGCGCTACATCCGTGAATAATGTCGGACGAACGAAATATCCTTTTTTCGGGATCTCGCAGGAGCTTTCGTACATGCTTGCTCCTTCGTCTTTCCCAATTTTGATGTATTTCTGAATCGTTTCCAATTGTTCTTTGGAATTGATCGCTCCGATATCGGTATTTTTATCCAATGGGTCGCCTACATACAACGTATCCAAACGGTCTTTTAGTTTTTGAATGACTTCTTCTGCAACGGATTCCTGTACGAACAAGCGCGAACCCGCACAACACACATGGCCCTGGTTGAAGAAAATCCCGTTCACGATTCCTTCCACAGCCTGGTCGATCGGTGCATCTTCAAAAATAATATTGGCCGATTTCCCGCCGAGTTCCAAGGTCAGTTTCTTTCCTGTTCCCGCAACGGCTTTTTGAATGATTTTCCCAACATGGGTAGAACCTGTAAAGGCAATTTTATTGATATCGGGATGATTGACAATTGCTGCTCCGGTATCACCGTAACCCGTCAAAATATTTACAACACCTGCCGGCAAGCCGCTTTCGTGAATAATTTCTGACAGTAGCATGGCTGTCAAAGGTGTTGTTTCTGCCGGTTTCAAAACAACCGTATTTCCTGCTGCCAAAGCAGGGGCAATTTTCCAGGCTGCCATCAAAAGCGGGAAATTCCACGGGATGATTTGTCCCGCAACACCCAAAGCGCTTACTGTTCTGTTCGGAAACGCGTATTCCAGTTTATCTGCCCAACCGGCATAATAGAAGAAATGGTTGCACGCCAGCGGAACGTCTACATCACGTGATTCGCGAATAGTTTTCCCTGCATCCAGTGTTTCAACAACCGCTAGTTCACGTGCTCTTTCCTGCATCAAACGCGCAATACGGTAAATGTACTTCCCGCGCTCTTTGGCAGACAACTTTGACCAAACGTTTTCGTAAGCCTTACGTGCTGCTTTCACCGCTTTGTCAACATCCGCTTCGTTGGCATACGCTACTTCTGCCAGCACCTGCTCATTTGCAGGGTTAGTCGACTTGAAATATTTTTTCGAAGCCGGAGCAACAAACTTCCCGTCGATATACAGGTCGTAACGCTCTTTCAGTTTCACGTGACTGGTACTTTCCGGGCTTGGACTGTAATCCCATCCGCCGTTGAAATCGAACGTTGTTTTTTCTTTCATCTTTTTTGACATATCCTCCCGTTAATCTATCGAAAAATAATCGGCACTTTGATAATGCCCTGTTTCCTGTTTCACCAATTGCATCAGCACGTCATTTGCCAGAGAACTCGCCCCGAAGCGGAACCATTCGTTATTCAACCAATCGTTTCCCAGGGTTTCTTTCACCATCACCAGGTTATGCAATGCCAGTTTGGAAGAAGAAATACCTCCCGCAGGCTTCATTCCTACTTTTACTCCTGTTTTGCGGTAAAAATCCTTGATGGCACACAACATGGTGTAAGTGACCTGCATGGTTGCGGCGGGCTGAATTTTACCGGTAGATGTTTTGATAAAATCCGCACCGGCATACATGGCAATATCACTTGCTCTGCGCACCTGGTCCAAAGAGGCCAATTCGCCGGTTTCGAAAATTACTTTCAGCCGGGCTTTGCCGCATGCTTCTTTGATGGCTGCAATTTCATCGAACACAAAATTGTAATCTCCGGCCAAAAATTTGCCGCGTGAGATCACCATGTCTATTTCGTCCGCTCCGTTATCGACCGCAAACTGCGTGTCCAGCAATTTGATTTCCCGGGTGGATTGTCCGCTAGGAAATGCCGTTGAAACGGATGCTACTTTAATCCCCGAATCGCCTAGTGCCTTTTTGGCTTCCGCCACCATGGTCGGATAAACGCAAACTGCAGCAACAGTGGGCAATCCTTCCTGCAAATCGTGCAAGTGCTGTGCTTTGTAACACAATTGACGCACTTTCCCCGGAGTATCTTTTCCCTCCAGCGTTGTTAAGTCAATCATATTCAAGACCATTTTCAATCCCTGAACTTTCGATTCGTTCTTGATACTTCGGGTTTGAAAACGGGCAACACGTTCTTCCACGCCTACTTTGTCCACAGA encodes:
- the deoC gene encoding deoxyribose-phosphate aldolase; this encodes MNRNKTFKNIPDFKLSPSVDKVGVEERVARFQTRSIKNESKVQGLKMVLNMIDLTTLEGKDTPGKVRQLCYKAQHLHDLQEGLPTVAAVCVYPTMVAEAKKALGDSGIKVASVSTAFPSGQSTREIKLLDTQFAVDNGADEIDMVISRGKFLAGDYNFVFDEIAAIKEACGKARLKVIFETGELASLDQVRRASDIAMYAGADFIKTSTGKIQPAATMQVTYTMLCAIKDFYRKTGVKVGMKPAGGISSSKLALHNLVMVKETLGNDWLNNEWFRFGASSLANDVLMQLVKQETGHYQSADYFSID
- a CDS encoding four helix bundle protein, whose product is MITNKQDIRERSFDFALSTVKNCRRIKERHKEFILTDQLVRSSTSVGANMREARNAESKADFIHKLSICQKECDESIYWLELLMALLNEEKEHLLTIHDEANQLLRIIKTISLRTKENSKWTKR
- a CDS encoding aldehyde dehydrogenase family protein produces the protein MKEKTTFDFNGGWDYSPSPESTSHVKLKERYDLYIDGKFVAPASKKYFKSTNPANEQVLAEVAYANEADVDKAVKAARKAYENVWSKLSAKERGKYIYRIARLMQERARELAVVETLDAGKTIRESRDVDVPLACNHFFYYAGWADKLEYAFPNRTVSALGVAGQIIPWNFPLLMAAWKIAPALAAGNTVVLKPAETTPLTAMLLSEIIHESGLPAGVVNILTGYGDTGAAIVNHPDINKIAFTGSTHVGKIIQKAVAGTGKKLTLELGGKSANIIFEDAPIDQAVEGIVNGIFFNQGHVCCAGSRLFVQESVAEEVIQKLKDRLDTLYVGDPLDKNTDIGAINSKEQLETIQKYIKIGKDEGASMYESSCEIPKKGYFVRPTLFTDVAQSSRIAQEEIFGPVLTIQTFRTIDEVIQKANNSPYGLAAGVWTDKGSRIFNLTTKLRAGVIWANTYNKFDPTSPFGGYKESGFGREGGLQGLGAYLKIER